A segment of the Phoenix dactylifera cultivar Barhee BC4 chromosome 15, palm_55x_up_171113_PBpolish2nd_filt_p, whole genome shotgun sequence genome:
AATTGTAGAGAATGAGCAATAAGCCAATAGCAACCAAGTTGGGATTGCAAAATTGATGTGATTAGCACATGCAGCCAAGGTTTAACAGTATGTCTGAGATTAATTTTTAATACTCAATAGGAAATACATTATGaactcttttgtttttttagggAATGAAGGATTCGATGAATAGCACCCTTGAGAATGGGAATGAAAACTTGCCTGTGCATGTGGTATACATGAAGAAACATACGTCTGAATATGTTATCTCGTGGCTGTGGTGTTCAGACAGTCAAGGTGCTGCTTAGAGCTGAAGCAGTATGCAACCACTTAGGTTGGTTGCTATGCATCATGTATTTTACAAAAGCTTAAAAATAGATAAATatgtaataataaataaaagagcAGAAACACTAAATGTATCTCTATAAAAAAATCAGAGAGAGAAAAATTATAGAGTTAAGAGGGATGCAAATCCAGGGTGTGGGCATATGCCAGCTACTTGGGAACCCACCATGTGGACCAACCATTGATCCACCCACAGAGATGCCTAGACCTTCTGTGGGGTAGTTGGAAGACCACACATGCACATATGCAGCTGCATAGGCTGCTTCTTAAGACAATGCTAGTGGCTACTTAATTAAGCATGTGCATGTTGAGACATGTATTAATACACTGGTCTTTGGACCCATAAAGGCTAAACGGAGTAGATGCTAAAATTTGCATTAGCAATGCCCTCACAGAAATGGGAAAGGATGAATGATTGTAGCAGGAAGCAGAGGCAGAGAACTTTTCGGGGTTGTTTGGATGCCCGCACAAATTAACCCTAAATTTTCCCCTGTATGGCTGCTGGTGAGGACAAGTTAGTGGTCAGAGGGAAGAATACCTCTGATTGGGAAAATTATAGTGGAGGTCACCTTTGAGATGGATTtcaatatccttttttttttttggtactgcACACTTTGTGGAAGCCTCAACTACGTGAAGTCCTCAAGTTTCTTCTCTCCTGTTGCAACCCCATCTGTGGCCACATCTTGAGTTTATCCAAGGACAGCTTATTCTCTCATCTAAACAGTCCCTTCTGATTTGACATGATAATGGAAGGTTATTCCCATTAGGTGTGCCAATGTGGTCAGAGGCCCCAATCAAATGCCATTATGTGGTGGATAAGCTGATAAGCTTCCATACGAAGGAAATGAAGGTAGCTAAGGTTGATTTTATTTAGGGGATGAGGATTGATGAAGTGATGTGTATCTAGCACAGTGTGAGATTGTTGCGTGTATGTCATGAAACAAGAGGATGATTTTAAGATGAATAGGTGGCAAAACTATTGAGGATTAGAGTGCATTAGTGCGTCAATTGGCACTAAGAGGGACTATTGGAGGCAGAGCAAGCATTTTTGGCACTTTTGGGATGCCTGGAAACTGGATTCAATACAAGCTGAAGAGTTGTGGTACtttgtgcgcgcgcgcgcgagagagagagaaagagagagtacaCCATGCATGGTAGCAAGCTATAGTTGTGACCCAATTCTCTAGAATTTGGTGTATTTGTTGAGAAAACCAGTTTTGGTATTCAAAACTGCAGAAACAAAATATGACACATCTTATGATGTATTTTAGTTGGATATTTCATTTGTTTTCTTAGTTTAGTAAGTAAATGCAGTACCAGTAATATTTTGTCCAAGCATGGCACAGAAATTCATCTTGATTGCCCTTGCAAGTGCTTTGGAGCTTGTATATTGggatcataatttttttttttaatggttacCTCTGTTGAACCCTGATAAAGTTACCCAGGATGAAACAAGCACAAACCTTGCATTGCATCGCCGATCATCGTGACCCTTTATTCCAGCAACAGCAGTGAATTTTATCGCTGGAGCATGCAAGTGACCTTTTACGAGTGAACTAGAACTCAAACTCTCACCTGGCTTCACCTGGCTAAATTCTTTCATCCAGACATGGTGTTAGTATTAGCGCATCTAGTTGAGAATGACCTAATTCTTTGTGCTGCCTGGCAGATTGATGAAGCCTTAATGAAGATCGCGGGGCCGAAAGCTTACTTCATGCACTGCCTACCAGCGGAGAGAGGGATAGAAGTTACTGACGGGGTTATTGAAGCTCCCAACTCTATTGTCTTTCCCCAGGCTGAGAACCGAATGCATGCTCAGAATGCCATCATGCTCCACCTGTTTGGCGTCTGACACGCCATCACAAGTTTCCATGAGATAAAGACACAAGTGGGCTGCTTGATGAGTTTTCATCATTTTTGCCCCCATTATATTGTCGTATAGACTTTTGTGACCGTAGGTTTTTGTCAGGTTTGAAACGGAAATATTGTGCTAGTGGTCTGGTGCGAACTTTCAGCTTTTTTTGCCAAACCCCTTTTTTTCTCTGGTGCGAACTTTCAGCTTCTTTGCCAAACCGCTTTTTCTCTGGTGACCGAAGCATAGATTAAaagtaattatttttttctaagcTAATAAAATTTAAGCAACTATAGACTCGTATATGAATAATATAACAATAGCTCCATGCTTGTACATCCACTTTCAGTTCTCAGGTCTCACTTCGCCACCAGGAGATCGTATCACAGATCCACCACTGCAGGAGCCCACCATGCAGCAGTCTTCAAGCGGAAGCCCTTTCACCAGCCCGTACAAAAAACCACTGGCAAAGAGATCACCAGCTCCTGTGGCATCAACAGCGCGTGCCTCCCCTATAGCTGGAACTCGGACAACCTGAGACACACCAAATGATTTCTGAACGTCAAGCATTCCAAACCCCCCACCggcagcaaaaaagaaaaaaaaaaaaaaagagaaaagaaatgcATACTACGGACCTCTTTTCCATGCTTTGCAATGCATCCCTTAGAGCCAAGGGTCACGACAGCCCATTTGCAGTGTTTGGCCAGAAAATTTAGCGCAGCCTCTGGATCTGCCTTTCGTGCTCCCCTGAAACACAGCAGAAGCATATCCAATCATGAAAGCATTAGAATTCTCTCTCAAAATATTCATTTCGCTTTTTATCACTCTATGTGATCCCTCCAAACTATGTCAAGCATGTGAGGGGCTCTCACAtgagaaaaggaaggagaagtATCAATGGCTATTTGACTTGAAAATATATCTTATGTGAGAAACTAGATGAGCTTAAGAGCTTTTAATCTACTATGAGAAGAAATAAATTATTTGTTCccagaaaatattttcttagtttGATCTATAAATACTTAGCGGAAGTCAATTCCGTAACATGCCCACAAAATTTTAGGCACTTGTTCCACTTTATACAAAGTTTAGTGGTGTAGAAACCTTCTTGTGACAGCAAAATGAGACTTTACAATCACCGATAATGCCTaacatgctttagatttaagttGTAGTGAAAGAGTGACTGTCACCTTATAAGCTCTCTGGCTTCGTCCTCATTGGCAAAACAAAGATCAATATTGCCAGTCTCCATTAAATTTATGAGGTGCGACCTGGAGTCTCTTACCATCTGCGCATGACCAATAATTTCCAAGCCAATATGATTAAGACCTAGAATTATCAAAGGATTAGATCAACCATATAGGGAGAAAACAATAATTTCATGGTTATACCTCAAAACTGGCCAAGTCCATGGAAACAGAAAGCCCTCTCTTGTTTAGCAATTTTAATAGCAGCATTGATTAGTTCCAAATCGAAATGTGCGTATCTCAATACCAGCCACTGCATAGATCATGATATATCAGCAAAATCGAAATCAATACGAGGGATCAAAGATGCTTCTTGCTTGAACATGAAAAGATACCTTTGAACCTCTAAAATTCTCTCTTTTAAACTCGTCAGCCTGATAGATAAAACATATGCAGAAGAAACAAATAAGCACATCCACATCGCTAGTTTAAAATTGCACAAATCCAAACAGGAGAAGGATACAGAAGCCTGCATACCTGAAGTCTAACAGCATTTGATAGACAAGGCCTCATGGTACGGTTGCCATTAgcatcaaccaaacatgcacaCTATTATAACATGCAACAATTAAGTTTCAAATATTCCTTTTAGTCAGCTGACTCCCAAAGAAGGATACAAACATGCATCCTACTCACCTGCCCAGTAGGTCCCTTCTTCATTCTCAATCTTGAAAGATCCACACCACTAAAGCTCATATTGTGGATGAATATGCGACCTTGCTCGTCATCACCAAAAGCACCAATTATTCCGCATGAGAGCCCAAAGCCCGCAGTCAGACCCCTGATGGTATTGGCAACACTACCTCCAGCTATGGTCCTCATAGGAGAAACGTCATCAAGGAATGGGAGAATGCATGTATCGACTTTGGTCAATATATGATTCAAATCCTCAATAGCAACCTGTTTGTGGTTACCCATTACATCACAACAGTGCATCCTAGAACTAAATGCCGAATTGTGAAAAAAGATAAAAGGTGAGACCATCGAGGCATATATTTGTCCAACTACAGAAGTTTCCATCACATGATTCATCATAGTGCTTAAAACAAGATACTTAACATCAGAAATGAGGTTGGTTTTGAATTGTCACTTTATGGTATGGTTTGTGCCGCAGGGTTGGATGTTGTTCCCTATATGCAACCCAGCCCTCTTCGCTCTTTGCCTAAAGCCTTTATGGGTCTAGAGGATCTTGAGGGTTGCCTCCTAGTTTAATGAGCTTGAACTGTCTAACTATTACGGTGGGTTTCCTGAATGCCACTTATCTTCTGATCTGTGAGATATTTTCCTCTCTCGTCTCTGGTTCACAAAGGTTTCTAGGTCAAGAGCTGGTCAATGTAATTCTTTTGTCCATAGAACGAGTTATGCCCTCGAGCCCTAATGTAAGCTTTGATTTAATTCTAATGGGATATGATGATATGCATGATCAAATGAAACCTACTAGTGATAGAAATTCAGTgagaaatggagaagaagaagctgaTTTCAGAAAAATAGTCACAAAGAAACGCGCGCACGCGCAGAGATGTCAAGCATTTTTTGTTATATTGGTCAATTTCCTGTTTTACATATACAAACCAAAATACATAATCCACCAAAGTTCAGAAAAATAGTAGAACAAAGTAGTAGCCAAATATTATTGTAGACAATTAAAGAAAATTATTAAAGTTTAATGTGTTAATTTGGTTCTGTTTCAAACAGGGattgcaaaaaaaaacacaCTACGGAACAGACTCCATCGATACAAATATACTGGAGAAAATTACACCAACCAAAACACAGCCAACAAACCACCAGTCAGAGAAGTTGGAATAATCAGTTATACTTTAAAAGCAACACACTCAATAAGAATCATATTGTATCAAGCAACACACTCAACGGAAAGGCCACAGTTTTTTAAGAGATTTTGCAACCAGAAAACCACATAAATCACCATGATCGATAAGACTAAGAGCAAATTCACATTAAGCCCATTGACATCTCATACAAGGACCCGAAAATCTTATAAGGAAGCAACATATaaacaaaaaatccaaataaaaatGCGATTTTGCACCCACGAATCATAACCAATTAAATCGTGAGCAAATTCACGTCAGGCCCATGGAGATTCCATCCAACCCAAAAATTCTCAAAAGAAACCAACAGAAGAACAGTCCCTAATCACAGCATGCGGAACCAAAGCTACAGAACAGAGAACTAACAAAAGTAGGAACAGAATCCAACAGCAGGCGCGCAAGGGACATAATTGAAGCGCGAAACAAGAACAGGAACAGTAAAACGACGGTAGCAATGGGCAATGCAGATGTTGGTGTTGAAAGACCTGCTGAGAGCCGCCGCGGTCGCCGGGGATCCCTTCGAGGAGTGACCAATCGACCCTGGCGACGTGGTCGACGAGGGCTGCGGGCTGGAGGCCGAGGATGGCTGGCCGAGGGGAACAAGGGTGAGGACATTATTAGCGAAACACCATCCGTTCTCAAGCCACGTAACATGGAGTGATAAGATGAGGGCTTGAGAATCGGAACGAACACCCATCCAAAGAGAGGCATGACGTTGGGATAAGCTTGGTTCGAGGTAATCTGTCTCCAACAAATCTGATCTTCAAACATCAGCTTCAGCCCAAGCAATCCAACCGgatatttaaactttaaatTCACTATTGTTGTAACAGCAAATCAGTTGTTGTAACAGCAAATCAGAGAGTGCTTGTTTCTCACAACAGTCTATGGTTTCAATCTTgtaaacaatatatatatattgaaccaTACAGAATAAAAGCTTTGTTCTGGTGCTCACGTTTCAGAGTTCAGAaactcaaaatatttttttcagatttcttctcttttttcagtttggtatcagagcctttgTGAGCACTGGGAGTTCTTCTCATCTGCTAATCGCCATGGCAACCATCTCACTCAATGTTGGAAACTTCGTTACCCTCAAGCTCATCCCAGATAACTACCCCTTATGGCGTGAGCAGGTCATTGCACTGGCCGAAAGCCAAGATCTCCATGGCCATCTCACAGGAGACGTGGCAGCTCCGACCATGTACACTCCAGGAACATCACCAACAGACATGACCCAGTTCAGTTCAGACTATCTTCAGTGGAGGAAGTCTGATCGTCTGCTTCGAGGGTGGCTCATCGGCACCCTGACTGAGGAAGCACTGGGCCTTGTTGTAGGACTCCAAACTGCCAAACAGGTGTGGGATGGTCTCCAAGAAGCCTACGCCCAGGATTCCCAAGAACGGGAATTCACCTTAAAACAGCAACTAACATATCTCAAGAAGGATTTAGCTACAACACTAACTGATCATCTTCGTGCCTTCAAGAAACTGTGTGACAGCCTTGCTGCCATTGGCTGTCCAGTTCATGACAGAGAGAAAGTTTACTCACTCCTTACCAGCCTTAGTCCTCGGTATGAGACCTTCGTCACCACCATGCTCAAACCACCAATGCCAGGTTATTCAGAATTGGTGTCCCTTCTTCAAGGGTATGAGCAAAGAACTCTATGGCAGGAACCTCAACAAATGGCTTTCTATGGCCAACGGCAACACCATCAACATCACAGTGCCTCCAAAATCAGCAAAACTGATTTCTCCTCCAAGGGACGCGGGTTTCAGCCAACCAACATCAGTGCTTCAACATCACGAGATGGAGGTAATCGAGCCACTGGACCAATTCTACCAGATGGAACACGCCTTCAGCGCATGACACCTGCTGAACGAGAGCGCTACCGACATGAAACATGTCAAATTTGTGGGAAAGAAGGCCATATTGCGACCATCTGTTGGGAACGATACAAAAGGAAGCCTGTTCAATCTGAAGAAATTCCACAAGCCTTAGCTGCTCTCACACTTGATACTTCAGTGCAGGATACTGAATGGACAACTGACACAGGTGCTTCCAATCACATGACAGGTAATTCAGATCTCCTATTTAATTTACGTtcttattttgggaatgattctGTACTAGTTGGTAATGGGGATGCTCTAACCATCAAAGCAATTGGTGATACACAGATTAAACATGGTAATGCAAACTTAACTCTGAGAGATGTATTATTAGTTCCTTCATTAGCTCGTAATCTTCTTTCAGTGAGTCAACTTACAGATCAGTTTCCATTGAATTGTGAATTTTCTAATATAAATTTCTGTGTAAAGGAACGAGAGACATGTCGAACTCTGATGACAGGACAACGCAAGGGTGACTTATATGTGCTTTCACCTCCTCATCAAGCCCAGTTCTCAAACCGGTTTACAAATGCAACGGAAGAGGTGTGGCATCAGAGACTTGGGCATCCACAAGTCGCTGCCATTCGTATGTTAAAGTCTAAGGGATTAATTAGGAGTAATGGGTCGAATAAAACAACTACTCCTTGTGAGAGTTGTCAGTTAGGAAAATTAAGTAAACTTCCCTTCAATCAGTCTGAGACTGTTAGTTCTGATTTATTTGATAAAATTCACTGTGATCTCTGGGGTCCAGCTCCAGAGTTATCAATTGGAAAATTTCGGTATTATGCTTGCATTGTTGATGATTACTCTAAATATTGTTGGTTAATTCCTTTACGTCTCAAATCTGATTTCTCTTCTGCTTATTTGGCTTTTGAGCGTTATGTCTACAGGCAGtttgacaagaaaataaaaatatttcattcAGATGGAGGAGGAGAATTTATAAATGCAACACTGATTTTACATTTCAAAAACGAAGGGATATTACATCAAATCTCATGTCCAAATACTCCTCAACAGACAGGCTCAGTTGAACGAAGACACCGAGTGATAAGAgaacttggcatgaccatgctcTTTCACAGTGGTGTACCTAAGCAATTTTGGGTGGAAGCTTTTCATACAGCTGTGTTCTTAATGAATAGATTACCTTGCTCTGCAATTGAGTTCCACACTCCTTACTTCAAGTTGAATAAACGGCATCCTGACTATTCTAGTCTAAGGGTCTTCGGCTCACGATGCTACCCTTATACTTGGGAAACAAGAAGAAATAAGTTTGATCCTAAAACAATCCCTTGTGTCTTTGTAGGTTACAGTGACAACTACAAAGGTTACAAATGCTATCACCCCCCTACACGAAAATTTCTGATTTCACGACATGTTGCGTTCGCTGAGAATATCTTCCCATATCGAACAACAACTCAACAAATTCCTCTCCATCTCCTCACACTACCAATATCTGAATTTAATGAATGGATTGTTCTGCATGACACTCACAATAATGGTTGCTCATCTTTGCAGGATATGTCACACCAAGACAGCCCATCTTACATACCTCTGAGTGATATCAATGTCTCCAGAACTCTCTATCAACCAGCCCAAATTACTTCTTCTGCAGATAATACACCTTCAACATCTGCTAGCGAGATTTCCAGCCTACCCACAACTTCTGAAGAGAATGTAGACATGGTCCGTACTTCACCTACTGATCAGCAAGAACGACATCATGATGCTGTTATTGCAGCACCTGAATTACCTTCGGAATCTCTTCATCTTGCACCCGAGCAACTGACTTCCGCTGCTTCCACACATCCCATGATCACGAGACTCAAAGATGGTATTGTAAAACCAAATCCCAAATATGCACTCATTGTAACTCGGCATGATATTCCACAGGAACCCAAAACAATCAAAACAGCACTCCAACACCCTGGATGGCGAGCTGCAATGGTAGAAGAGCTGGATGCTTTGCATCACAACAAAACATGGAGATTAGTTCCTCGCACGGCAGACATGCATGTGATAGGTGCAAAATGGGTTTTTAAACCAAAGCTAAAAGCTGATGGTTCCCTTGAAAGGTTGAAAGCTCGTCTTGTAGCTAAAGGATATCATCAAGTTGATGGCGTAGATTACTCCGAAACATCCTCTCCTGTGATCAAACCAGGCACCATTCGACTAGTCATCAGCCTTGCACTGGTTCGTCATTGGGAAATGCGTCAACTAGATGTAAAGAATGCCTTCCTCCATGGTCGAATCACAGAAGATATATACATGGTTCAACCACCTGGAATGACGGATCCCGCTTATCCTAACCATGTGTGCAAACTTGAACGTGCTCTCTATGGCCTAAAGCAGGCTCCAAGAGCATGGTTTGATCGGTTCAGTTCATTTCTTTTGCAGTCCGGTTTCTTTTGCAGTCTAGCTGATCCATCCTTATTCATTTGTCATTCATCTCATGGAACACTAATTCTCCTCCTTTATGTTGACGATATGTTAGTTACAGGATCCAGCCCCGATTTGCTAACTGAGTTCATTGCAGTTTTGAACAAAGAATTTGCCATGAAAGATCTCGGCTCACTTCATCACTTTCTTGGAATGGAAGCCATTTCTACTTCAGATGGTCTTCACCTATCTCAAACTCACTATGCTTTCACAATTCTGAACAGGGCCCAAATGATTGACTGCAAACCCATGGGAACACCAATGGAGAGCAAAACCAGTGGTCTCAAGGATGACACACCGCTTGAAGATCCAAGTTTCTTCCGTGGTTTAGTTGGATCTCTACAATATCTCACACTTACTCGACCAGATTTAGCATTTAGCATTAATTTTGTGTCACAATTCATGCATGCTCCTTGCTACTCCCACTTAAAAATGGTTCGACGTATTTTGCGCTATGTAAAAGGGACGTTAGATCTTGGATTAAACTTCAGCTCACACTCTACACTTGATCTCTTTGCCTTCTCTGATGCAGATTGGGCAGGATGTCCTAACACTAGACGATCTACCACTGGATATTGCACTTTTCTTGGCCGTAATCTCATCTCATGGTGTGCCAAAAAGCAGACTACTGTGTCCAGATCTAGCACAGAAGCAGAATACAGATCCATGGCTCATACCACCGCAGAACTCATGTGGCTCACCTTTATCTTGCGTGACTTGCGTGTTCCTCAACGCACTTCTCCAGTTCTTTTTTGTGACAACCTGAGTGCTCTATATATGACAGTTAATCCGGTTTTTCATGCTAGAAGCAAACACATTGAGCTAGATTATCACTTTGTTCGAGAACGGGTTGCTCTTGGTCAACTTGTCACACGCCATGTCTCCTCTACGGaacaacttgctgatatcttcaccaaATCTCTCCCCAAAGCCGCCCTTCAACATCTTTGCAACAAGCTGTGTCTCACGCCCCGACACATCTTGAGGGAGGATATTAGCGAAACACCATCCGTTCTCAAGCCACGTAACATGGAGTGATAAGATGAGGGCTTGAGAATCGGAACGAACACCCATCCAAAGAGAGGCATGACGTTGGGATAAGCTTGGTTCGAGGTAATCTGTCTCCAACAAATCTGATCTTCAAACATCAGCTTCAGCCCAAGCAATCCAACCGgatatttaaactttaaatTCACTATTGTTGTAACAGCAAATCAGTTGTTGTAACAGCAAATCAGAGAGTGCTTGTTTCTCACAACAGTCTATGGTTTCAATCTTgtaaacaatatatatatattgaaccaTACAGAATAAAAGCTTTGTTCTGGTGCTCACGTTTCAGAGTTCAGAaactcaaaata
Coding sequences within it:
- the LOC103711544 gene encoding LOW QUALITY PROTEIN: uncharacterized sugar kinase slr0537 (The sequence of the model RefSeq protein was modified relative to this genomic sequence to represent the inferred CDS: deleted 1 base in 1 codon; substituted 1 base at 1 genomic stop codon); protein product: MMNHVMETSVVGQIYASMVSPFIFFHNSAFSSRMHCCDVMGNHKQVAIEDLNHILTKVDTCILPFLDDVSPMRTIAGGSVANTIRGLTAGFGLSCGIIGAFGDDEQGRIFIHNMSFSGVDLSRLRMKKGPTGQCACLVDANGNRTMRPCLSNAVRLQADEFKRENFRGSKWLVLRYAHFDLELINAAIKIAKQEGLSVSMDLASFEMVRDSRSHLINLMETGNIDLCFANEDEARELIRGARKADPEAALNFLAKHCKWAVVTLGSKGCIAKHGKEVVRVPAIGEARAVDATGAGDLFASGFLYGLVKGLPLEDCCMVGSCSGGSVIRSPGGEVRPENXKWMYKHGAIVILFIYESIVA